One window from the genome of Natrialba magadii ATCC 43099 encodes:
- a CDS encoding SDR family oxidoreductase, with amino-acid sequence MSPLLTDDVAVVTGGSSGNGRAIARQFASEGADIVVADIQESPREDGKPTHELIEAETDAKATFVECDVTNVDDLESAVEAAEEFGGVTVMVNNAGIFHGEEFLDVDEDEFGRMMDINVKGVFFGAQAAAKRMVEADGGKIINLSSVAGLEGSGEFVTYCGTKGAVRLFTYAMAANLGPDGVRVNAIHPGLIETAMTTDDYPIMGTDAEADFLQAIPSRRAGQPEDVADAALYLASDLSDYVTGESLVVDGGMTNTQ; translated from the coding sequence ATGTCTCCATTACTCACGGATGACGTAGCCGTTGTTACGGGTGGTTCGAGCGGAAACGGACGCGCGATTGCACGCCAGTTCGCTTCAGAGGGAGCCGACATCGTCGTCGCAGACATCCAGGAGTCGCCTCGAGAGGATGGGAAACCAACGCACGAACTGATCGAGGCCGAAACGGACGCGAAGGCGACATTCGTCGAGTGTGACGTCACGAATGTCGATGACCTCGAATCGGCCGTCGAGGCCGCTGAGGAGTTCGGCGGTGTCACCGTAATGGTGAACAACGCGGGAATCTTCCACGGCGAGGAATTCCTCGACGTCGACGAGGACGAGTTCGGCCGGATGATGGACATCAACGTCAAAGGTGTCTTTTTCGGCGCGCAAGCGGCAGCAAAGCGGATGGTCGAAGCCGACGGTGGCAAGATTATCAACCTCTCGTCGGTCGCTGGTCTTGAGGGGTCGGGCGAGTTCGTCACCTACTGTGGGACAAAAGGTGCTGTGCGGCTGTTCACGTATGCGATGGCGGCGAATCTGGGGCCCGATGGCGTTCGTGTGAACGCGATTCATCCGGGCCTGATCGAGACGGCGATGACGACTGATGACTACCCAATCATGGGAACAGATGCCGAAGCGGACTTCTTGCAGGCAATCCCGTCACGCCGGGCGGGTCAACCTGAAGACGTTGCGGACGCGGCGCTGTATCTCGCAAGCGACCTCTCGGACTACGTAACTGGTGAATCGCTCGTCGTTGACGGCGGGATGACGAACACACAGTAG
- a CDS encoding DHH family phosphoesterase encodes MFDELIDSGELPIARKSVLPGTGFFLPDELEEDFEDEQTQAALEGADVAVIADSDADGLACVALIREAYDDVQVVPEPDDDTDTEDAEGTEETEETEAIAAGDNGDNPLEEPEPTPHSVALVPASPHNVEDALARVAEFGDDGIDLFVCDLCPDRYEYVEDELDAALDTADSVSWYDHHQWGDDVADAVRDAGVELVVGDSDEECSADVVYRSLEYEFDSMYEELAAVTRDHDLWLREDPRSDDLADYAYWTDPAEYVEVVREYGVDLPAWAEEFIAERRIEKEQLIEQAIGRAEFREIGDYTVGITYGRCSQNEVAEAMREDGADASVIVKPAGSASIRGTDEFDRCHEVAGKVNGGGHPKAAGCKPDIYNDMLDYANHWTSRGAVTKQVILTAFRDVVESEPESESDEAADDEHEDDESETDANGDA; translated from the coding sequence ATGTTCGACGAACTCATCGACAGCGGCGAGCTCCCGATCGCTCGCAAGTCTGTCCTCCCGGGCACCGGCTTCTTTCTCCCGGACGAACTCGAGGAGGACTTCGAAGACGAACAGACCCAGGCAGCACTCGAGGGTGCGGATGTCGCAGTCATCGCCGACTCCGACGCGGACGGCCTCGCCTGTGTCGCACTGATTCGTGAGGCGTACGACGACGTGCAGGTTGTGCCGGAGCCGGACGACGACACGGACACCGAGGACGCTGAAGGAACCGAAGAAACCGAAGAAACCGAAGCAATCGCCGCCGGCGACAACGGCGACAACCCACTCGAAGAACCCGAGCCAACACCACACTCCGTCGCGCTCGTCCCCGCCAGCCCGCACAACGTCGAGGACGCCCTCGCCCGCGTCGCGGAATTCGGCGACGACGGCATCGATCTCTTCGTCTGTGACCTCTGTCCCGACCGCTACGAGTACGTCGAGGACGAACTCGACGCCGCACTTGACACCGCCGACAGCGTCTCGTGGTACGACCATCACCAGTGGGGCGACGACGTGGCTGACGCGGTTCGCGATGCCGGTGTTGAACTCGTCGTCGGCGACTCCGACGAAGAGTGCAGCGCCGATGTCGTCTACCGGTCACTCGAGTACGAGTTCGATTCGATGTACGAGGAGCTCGCAGCGGTCACCCGGGATCACGACCTCTGGCTGCGCGAGGATCCGCGCAGCGACGATTTGGCGGATTACGCCTACTGGACGGATCCGGCGGAGTACGTCGAGGTCGTTCGCGAGTACGGCGTCGATCTGCCAGCGTGGGCCGAGGAGTTCATCGCCGAGCGGCGAATCGAGAAAGAGCAATTGATCGAGCAGGCGATCGGTCGCGCCGAGTTCCGCGAGATTGGCGATTACACGGTCGGGATCACCTACGGCCGATGTTCGCAGAACGAGGTGGCAGAGGCGATGCGCGAGGACGGTGCCGACGCCTCGGTGATCGTCAAGCCCGCGGGCTCGGCGTCGATCCGCGGCACGGACGAGTTCGACCGCTGTCACGAGGTCGCGGGGAAGGTAAACGGTGGCGGGCATCCGAAGGCGGCGGGCTGTAAGCCCGATATCTACAACGATATGCTCGACTACGCGAATCACTGGACCTCCCGCGGTGCGGTGACGAAGCAGGTGATTCTCACTGCGTTCCGAGATGTGGTTGAGTCAGAGCCCGAGTCCGAATCCGACGAGGCTGCAGACGACGAACACGAAGACGACGAAAGTGAGACTGACGCGAACGGCGACGCCTGA